GCCGCGGAAGCGGGTGTACGTGTGCCCGGAGAAGAGCTGCGTGCACCACAACCCCGCGCGGGCGCTCGGCGACCTCACGGGGATCAAGAAGCACTTCTGCAGGAAGCACGGCGAGAAGAAGTGGAAGTGCGACAAGTGCTCCAAGCGCTACGCCgtgcagtccgactggaaggcCCACTCCAAGACCTGCGGCACCCGCGAGTACCGCTGCGACTGCGGCACCCTCTTCTCCAGGTCTAACTCCTCCTCGATCTGTCTTTAAATTGCTATCTATTTCTGAGCATGTTTCCTAGCTACTAGATCAATCGACCAATATTCTCTTAGATAATATCTTTTCATTCTCAGAGGTCGTAGGTTCGATCCCCATTTTTACactgtagatatatatatatccatcgTTAGATATCGCACGCGCGACACAATTCTAAGTTACACATTTtctacacaaatatatataaaatcgaACTTGAAGgtcctaaaatcaaaattagaacCGATAGACGTGATCAATCAATACTGGCGTGGAAATACTCGTAAGAATATATTATTGGTAAATTCATATGACGTAGATTTACAAATTTCGTTTAGATGATATtgtaagctatatatatatatatatgtaatatgtgtGAGTTCATGAAATGATCAACATGTTCTAATTAAGACGTGTGCATGCATATATGTGAAACAGGAGAGACAGCTTCATAACTCACAGAGCATTCTGTGATGCTTTAGCCGAAGAGACGGCGAGGGTTTCTGCGGCAGTGAACATCGCCAACACCGCCAACTTTCTATTCACTGGCGGCGGCTTGATCGGATCCGACATGCTACATCCTTTGTCATCCAACAATCTCAAGCTAAATATATCTAACAGTGATCatcaaggtaataataataacaataacaatgaTGAACAATGTAGAAATAATGGGCTCTCACTGTGGATGGGCCATGGATTGACTCACACTACTGAGCCTTTGAGCGCCAACATTGCTACAACCCTGAACGACGTGCACCACATGAACCCTATGAGTGCTCATGCAACGTTGTATACTGATGATCTCTTCACCAACACTGCATCGAATGGGCAACTGCATCTCGATCACAACCAGTTAAGTTGGTTGTATAGCGGCGGCAACAAAGTATCGTCAAATGCGAGCACGGGCGAGTTCACGAATACTCTGAAGGAGATTGAAACTCCCCAGTCTCTTCTCACGAGCATTCCTTCCTTGTTTAGCAACCAGCACCGCTCGACGTCTGCGCCAGTGTCGGACATGTCGGCGACCGCACTGCTGCAAAAAGCGGCTCAAATGGGCGTCACGTCGAGCGCTACTACGCCGTTCATGATAGGGAGCTTTGAGTCCAAGTCCAATGGCACTCATGAGGCACTTGATCAGGAGTGCAACAAGTTAGGCGAGCAGCATCACGGTTTCTTCGGATCGAATTCGAACCCCTCGAGCAATCTCGAGAGCATCATGAACGGATTCACGGGGTCGAGCCCGTTCGAGATGTTCACGGCTGCGACGATGAGGCGCCATGTATCACTTAAGGATGATatcggaggcggaggaggagagacCAGAGATTTTCTGGGTGTTGGATCAGTGCAAACACTTTGCCCTCCATCAATCAATGGATGGATTTGATCAAGTTTCTTATGCAGGTTAATCAATGACAATTAAGCATATCCAAGGAGATCAAAAGCTAGTTGTTGAGGAAAGAGGTATCTGGGTATGTGGGAGAAATGCTTTTCTATGCAAAACTTTGTAGGGGATAGAAagatgatttatatatatatatatgcagggtGGTTCAATCTGCTAATTAAGAACTAGGGCAAAGTTCTCTCTAAAGTAGGAGGAGGATATAgccatgcatgcatattctcaAGATCCCTGAAAAGCACTTCTTAAAGAAGCAGCAATATGCAGTAAGTGCTTTCGGAGAGGAGTGGGGGGAGGCAAGAAGCACCCTCTTTACAGCTCTATTATTGCACTACATCCCTTTCAGTGTTTGTTTTGTGTCTAATATGTGGggatttaattagtattttgAGTGGTACAATGCTAGATCTTTTCCTTAATAAAGTTAATAACCATAAGTTTGTGCTTAACCACATGTCATTGAGTGTGTGGACCAGCCATGCACCTAATTAATTGAACACAGGTTTTAGCAAAGGTTAATTACAATGTCTATTGATCGATCTCCCCACCTAGGTAGCTATAGGCCATGCATTTTAAAATAACCCTTTCCTAACTTCGTATTTCCGATTATCTCTTTTAAACCTtttgttaatttaatttaacttatttctcaaaattgAATCGAAAATTTGTTGAGATAAACAATTGTTGTTAACAGTTAAGAAATTTCGTCGTTCTATCAACAGAAAGAAGTGTTTGAACGCTCAAATTCAATAGAATCACATTTGGAATTAatgaagtaaataaaaaaaaataaaatatttaaataggtCACTCGAAAGAAAATTAGTTAAAGATCTACTTTAAACTGATCAATAGTTGAGGGTggttcctttctttttctttttcttttttgggtacTTGTTTATCTTTAGCAAGCCCTAAATGGCATGCCCAATATTATTTAGTGCATGCCAGTGTCCATGGTGGATCGAGAGCATTAATTAGCATTATAAGTTGTGCGTGCTCATCCAACTAATTGTGCATTGGGATTAAGCTTAATTAAGATATAATCCAATTCGTGGGTAATGCTGCCACATGCTTATGACTTGTGCCTTTTTGCAAATCAAAAAGTGGTGGGGATAAGTGgggcttgaattttttttattttttttttaaaaactctcTTTGTTAAGATATTTATTGCTATAAAATAATCTGGccctttaattttattttattttagtttaccGTAGGTATTACAATTGTATATATAGGTTAATTCAAATCCGAACCGCCCTAATTCGACCCAATTAGTTcattgaataataatattattaaattaataagaaacattttgaaataagttaAACCATAATTCATGACTAAGATGTTTATATACATTATCTatcatatcaattttattagCTGTTACAAACATAAAAACTGGGTTTAATGTTAACCGGCTTATTGGAGGGTCAAAGCGGGTTATAGAGGCTAAAATCtgaaaacaaattatttaacTAACGAATTAATGGGATCGCCCGTTTCCAGTCTTAATTACCCATTTAGATTTAAGTTAAACCCGCTAATTTTGTATTGGATCATATTGGATTACTCGGGTCGTCCACTTCTATACGTAATAGTTGGACTTATCCAATTCAAGGGTTAGCGCAGTTCACATCGTTCACTGCTATACGGAATTGTTGGACTTATCTAATTCCAAAAGCCAAAAATACTGTATCAGAGTAGTTTCCGATAAAAAGGTGAGTTTTATTTACTGGAAAGTTTATTGTTTACAATAAATAGCAATCTTATCATTTAAGAGTCCATCTAATCTCTAATTGGACGGCCTCTTACTCCAACTTCAATCACTCTTCGTAGATACCAACCCATATTAGTAAACTAGAAGAATAGGATTAGTCTCTTTATTATCCCCCATGACGGTGTTTTTATTACCTGTAATCACGGTATCTATTGGCTTGTATCACAACTTTCCTGGAGATGATGTAGAAATTAGTAATCGCTGCTCACAGACGACCGCGCATTCGCCGCGATCCAATCGAAGGCGATCGGGCCGAGGAAAGCGTCGGGTATTCCGAAAGAACTGACAATAGAAAGTGCATGGGGCCTTAGATCACTGCACAGTGTCATGACTTCTTTCCTCACAGCAGCAGCATTGCTGAGCGACAAGTACCCGTATCGAAGAAAAGGCGGATCTTCTTCCATGCGGACCAACGCATACATGGACCTCAACAACCCAGACACATCCTGTAGAACATTTTATAAATGTTGATGGTGAGATCAGAGAATAGATGAAACTAAAAGTTAAGCTACGTCGATAGCTTCCAATTAGCTGGTTCAAACATATTATTTAGCAGTTGCTAGAAGTTAAAacagaataatataattaagtaaaataaatacatttacCTTCAAAGGACCAGGAGGCAGGCTCATCTCAGCCTCCAAAAATATCTGGAATATCGTCCTCTCAGTAAACGCTCTAGCTAACTCTTCAGCAAGCTGATAACTCTGGTGTGTATATGATCGAAAGCCAAATGAATCAACAAGAGTGGAATAGTTACAGTAAATAAGAGGAAAAAGGGAGGCAACCAATAAAGGTCTAACCAGCAAGAGTGCCTTTTCCTTGCTTTCTCCCTGAGCTTGATAGTGAGAAACTTCATCAGCATAGCGCTTTAGCAAATCCCGCTCTCGCAAGCAGAAAATGTTGGTCtgtgtatgagagagagagagagagagagagagagagagagagagagagagagagttgttaATTGGCTGACGAGGTAATTTATAAAGCGGAAACCTAATAGTATTACATATTAACTACCTGGAACTTTGAGCTCCTCAGGGTACAGCTTGTTAGATTATCGGGGACAACAGGGCAGGTTTCATTCATGTGTTCCAGTCCCAAACCCTTAAATGGTCTTCTCCTTTTCTGAACTGCTAGATATTCTGCTAGGAGACCCTTGCTAACCTGTATCAACAGGCCAAAGTTGGTATGTACCCAGACCTTCCACTAAGCAGAAAAGGACAAATTCAACTGGGAATGTAGAAACAAAGTACCTGTTGCATTAGTATGTTATTATCACCCTCGAATGTCAACTGCACATCAAATTCACCTTTTAGAATTCCCACACGATTCTCTGTCTTCAAACCTTGGCCACCACAGGCTTCACGACACTCCTGATACAGCCAAAAACATCCTTAAATGAGAttaa
This DNA window, taken from Ananas comosus cultivar F153 linkage group 5, ASM154086v1, whole genome shotgun sequence, encodes the following:
- the LOC109709858 gene encoding zinc finger protein MAGPIE-like, whose protein sequence is MAGAAISKAFPPNNPPHHDSNLPPPPKKKRNLPGTPDPDAEVIALSPKTLLATNRFLCEICGKGFQRDQNLQLHRRGHNLPWKLRQRSGKEPRKRVYVCPEKSCVHHNPARALGDLTGIKKHFCRKHGEKKWKCDKCSKRYAVQSDWKAHSKTCGTREYRCDCGTLFSRRDSFITHRAFCDALAEETARVSAAVNIANTANFLFTGGGLIGSDMLHPLSSNNLKLNISNSDHQGNNNNNNNDEQCRNNGLSLWMGHGLTHTTEPLSANIATTLNDVHHMNPMSAHATLYTDDLFTNTASNGQLHLDHNQLSWLYSGGNKVSSNASTGEFTNTLKEIETPQSLLTSIPSLFSNQHRSTSAPVSDMSATALLQKAAQMGVTSSATTPFMIGSFESKSNGTHEALDQECNKLGEQHHGFFGSNSNPSSNLESIMNGFTGSSPFEMFTAATMRRHVSLKDDIGGGGGETRDFLGVGSVQTLCPPSINGWI